In one Myxosarcina sp. GI1 genomic region, the following are encoded:
- a CDS encoding prephenate/arogenate dehydrogenase codes for MKIGIVGLGLIGGSLAIDLRSQGHQIFGISRKEITCKIALERKIVDLASTNSNILNETEIVFVCTPIKAIAPTIEQIIPHLHSQTIITDVGSVKQPVVETCSQLWANFVGGHPMAGTAESGIEAAQSNLFVDASYVFTPDKNTSPEAVERLKAIALSLNAVPYICDAKIHDRAVSWISHLPVMVSTSLITSCLSDEPEILQLAKQLASSGFRDTSRVGGGNPELGIMMAKYNRAELLRSLVKYRQSLDKVITLIEAENWDNLEQILQTNQQARPKFLN; via the coding sequence ATGAAAATTGGTATTGTGGGTTTGGGTTTGATTGGTGGTTCTCTGGCAATTGATTTGCGATCGCAGGGACATCAAATATTTGGTATATCTCGTAAAGAAATAACTTGCAAGATCGCTTTAGAAAGAAAAATAGTAGATCTAGCTAGTACGAACTCAAATATTCTCAACGAGACGGAAATTGTTTTTGTTTGTACGCCAATAAAAGCGATCGCGCCTACAATCGAACAAATAATTCCCCATCTTCATTCTCAAACCATTATTACCGATGTAGGTTCGGTAAAACAGCCCGTAGTAGAAACCTGTTCTCAGTTGTGGGCTAACTTTGTCGGCGGACATCCAATGGCAGGGACGGCTGAAAGCGGCATCGAAGCAGCGCAATCCAACCTGTTTGTGGATGCATCTTATGTTTTTACTCCTGACAAGAATACTTCTCCCGAAGCTGTAGAAAGATTAAAAGCGATCGCCCTATCTCTAAATGCCGTACCCTATATCTGTGATGCTAAGATACACGATCGCGCTGTCAGTTGGATTTCTCATTTACCAGTGATGGTAAGTACCAGTTTAATTACATCTTGTCTGTCTGACGAACCAGAAATCTTGCAATTAGCCAAACAGCTTGCCAGTTCTGGCTTTAGAGATACTAGCAGGGTAGGAGGCGGCAATCCCGAACTAGGAATAATGATGGCAAAATACAATCGTGCAGAACTATTACGATCGCTTGTAAAGTATCGTCAGAGTTTAGATAAAGTTATTACACTTATAGAAGCTGAAAATTGGGATAATTTAGAACAAATATTGCAAACCAATCAACAAGCCAGACCAAAATTTTTAAACTAA
- a CDS encoding peptidase domain-containing ABC transporter yields the protein MTNTNSTNTKVVEQFLSLVPQFNQLPQEALAKLALKLKPMRFGMGKVMIVREKMQGQVAIISEGEVRVLGYDPNTKMPITLDKLKPGEIIGWVNLARGVPCETAMASTEVVCLALDNQDFLKLLAQYPHLQQEFRAKAAKVEVFDLLAIQLERQARGDVELSQLANEIAARAEVYYLPPGEHQLSSEIIAPLRDGERIWLVSGGGEIADFPVGSRLEFTKERRTINIAGDKPARLISIPKSKWFVEEDTETAENVTEPDSYELVAPDFGEIDESEGPLPEDKSITLYSEPTASEPKNYPFIGGKTTLDVGVACFQMLSKYFKMPFRQEVIRRVLSEQLERTGSLSLPLCGAISELMGLNPQLVSIPANAITRIEGPCLVRWQDSLALIYELNENELVIAVPELGIRRLKPIEFTKSWGEGGEILLLKKTKETPQERFGLSWFLPVLSKYKRILIEVFVASFFVQLFALANPLMIQVIIDKVINQNSVDTLGYLVFFLIVINIFEALLTTLRTYLFVDTTNRVDLTLGSEIIDHLLRLPLRYFERRPVGEISTRVNELERIRQFLTGTALTVVLDAVFSVVYVIVMVLYSPLLTAVSLAIVPVFVALTLIFSPTIRRQLRVKAERNAETQSYLVEVLGGIQTVKAQNIELRSRWKWQERYARYVSTGFKTVITSTIASTTSQFLNKLSSVLIIGLGAFLVIDGKLTLGQLIAFRIIAGYVTQPIMRLAQLWQNFQETALSLERLADIVDHPEEGEEDRNNIPMPAIEGRVKYDNLSFRFKNSGPLQLNNVTVEFAPGTFVAIVGESGAGKSTMTKLLSRLYEPLGGRILVDGYDINRVELYSLRRQIGVVPQDTLLFEGTIIDNIALTNPDATTEEIIAAAQIAAAHEFIMNLPNGYNTKVGERGSSLSGGQRQRIAIARTILQNPQMMILDEATSALDFTTEQEVCRNLKEALKGRTVFFITHRLGTIKNADTILMMDAGSIVEQGTHEELMALRGRYHFLYQQQESTV from the coding sequence ATGACAAATACTAACAGTACTAATACCAAAGTTGTCGAACAATTTCTGTCATTAGTTCCTCAGTTCAATCAGCTTCCCCAAGAGGCACTTGCCAAGTTAGCACTCAAACTCAAACCAATGAGATTTGGTATGGGAAAAGTAATGATTGTGCGCGAAAAAATGCAGGGACAGGTAGCGATTATTTCTGAAGGGGAAGTCAGAGTATTAGGTTACGATCCCAACACTAAAATGCCTATTACCCTCGACAAACTCAAACCGGGAGAAATTATTGGTTGGGTAAATTTAGCTAGAGGTGTCCCTTGTGAAACGGCAATGGCGAGTACCGAAGTAGTTTGTCTCGCTCTTGACAATCAAGACTTTTTGAAGCTGCTGGCGCAATACCCTCACCTACAGCAAGAATTTAGAGCTAAAGCTGCCAAAGTTGAAGTATTCGATCTGTTAGCTATTCAATTAGAACGCCAGGCGCGGGGAGATGTAGAACTTTCTCAACTGGCAAACGAAATAGCAGCACGGGCTGAAGTTTACTATTTACCCCCAGGCGAACATCAACTAAGTAGCGAGATAATTGCGCCTTTACGAGATGGCGAGCGCATCTGGTTAGTTAGTGGTGGTGGCGAGATTGCTGATTTTCCTGTCGGTAGCCGACTGGAGTTTACTAAAGAGCGTCGTACCATTAACATTGCGGGAGACAAACCCGCTCGCTTGATTTCTATACCTAAAAGTAAATGGTTTGTAGAAGAAGATACCGAGACAGCAGAGAATGTAACAGAACCAGATAGCTATGAATTAGTTGCGCCAGATTTTGGTGAAATTGATGAATCAGAGGGTCCTCTGCCAGAAGATAAATCGATAACTCTATATTCAGAACCTACTGCTTCGGAACCGAAAAACTATCCTTTTATTGGTGGTAAAACCACTCTAGATGTTGGCGTTGCTTGCTTTCAAATGTTGAGCAAGTATTTTAAAATGCCGTTTCGTCAGGAAGTGATTCGCCGCGTGCTTTCAGAACAATTAGAAAGAACGGGAAGTCTTTCTCTTCCCTTGTGCGGTGCGATTTCAGAACTGATGGGACTCAATCCTCAACTGGTTAGTATTCCTGCTAATGCAATTACTCGTATCGAAGGACCGTGTTTGGTGCGCTGGCAAGATAGCCTGGCTTTAATTTACGAACTCAACGAGAACGAATTAGTTATTGCCGTACCAGAATTAGGAATCCGCCGTTTAAAACCGATTGAATTTACCAAGAGTTGGGGCGAGGGTGGAGAAATTCTGCTGTTGAAAAAAACCAAAGAAACCCCACAAGAACGCTTTGGTTTGAGTTGGTTTTTGCCCGTTCTTTCTAAATACAAGCGCATTTTAATCGAAGTTTTTGTTGCTTCTTTTTTCGTACAGCTATTTGCCTTAGCTAACCCGTTAATGATTCAGGTAATTATCGATAAGGTAATTAACCAAAATAGCGTTGATACTCTGGGTTATTTGGTCTTTTTCCTGATTGTTATCAACATTTTTGAAGCTTTGCTTACCACTCTGCGTACTTACTTATTTGTCGATACTACCAATCGGGTAGACTTGACTTTAGGTTCGGAGATTATCGATCACCTGTTGCGACTACCATTGCGATATTTCGAGCGCAGACCTGTAGGTGAAATTTCTACTCGCGTCAACGAACTAGAAAGAATTCGGCAGTTTTTGACAGGAACCGCGCTGACAGTGGTTTTGGATGCGGTATTTTCCGTAGTGTATGTCATAGTTATGGTGCTGTACAGTCCCTTACTTACAGCAGTATCTCTAGCAATCGTTCCCGTCTTTGTCGCTTTAACTTTAATTTTCTCGCCAACTATTCGCCGCCAGTTGAGAGTTAAAGCCGAACGCAACGCCGAAACCCAGTCTTATTTGGTAGAAGTACTGGGGGGAATTCAAACCGTAAAAGCCCAGAATATCGAACTGCGATCGCGCTGGAAATGGCAAGAACGCTATGCTCGCTACGTTTCTACGGGTTTTAAAACAGTAATTACTTCTACCATCGCTAGCACCACCAGTCAGTTTCTCAACAAGCTATCTAGCGTCTTGATTATTGGTTTGGGTGCATTTTTAGTCATCGACGGCAAGCTCACTTTAGGGCAATTAATTGCCTTTAGAATTATTGCTGGTTATGTAACGCAGCCAATTATGCGGTTAGCGCAACTGTGGCAAAACTTCCAGGAAACCGCTCTATCTTTGGAACGCTTGGCAGATATTGTCGATCATCCAGAAGAAGGAGAAGAAGACCGCAACAATATTCCCATGCCAGCAATCGAAGGTAGAGTCAAATATGACAATCTTTCTTTCCGCTTTAAAAATTCAGGTCCTTTACAGTTAAATAACGTTACCGTTGAATTTGCTCCTGGTACGTTTGTGGCTATTGTCGGCGAAAGCGGCGCGGGTAAAAGTACCATGACCAAGCTGTTATCGCGGCTTTACGAACCTTTAGGTGGTCGGATTCTCGTTGACGGTTACGATATCAACCGCGTCGAACTTTATTCTCTGCGCCGTCAAATTGGAGTAGTACCGCAAGATACTTTATTGTTTGAAGGCACAATTATCGACAACATCGCCCTAACTAATCCCGATGCTACTACCGAAGAAATTATCGCCGCCGCTCAAATTGCTGCCGCTCACGAATTTATTATGAATTTGCCTAACGGCTACAATACCAAAGTAGGTGAGAGGGGTTCTTCCCTTTCTGGGGGACAAAGACAGAGAATTGCGATCGCTCGTACGATCTTGCAGAACCCTCAAATGATGATTTTAGACGAGGCTACCAGTGCGTTAGACTTCACTACCGAACAAGAAGTCTGTCGCAATCTGAAAGAAGCTTTGAAGGGACGCACCGTGTTCTTTATCACTCACCGTTTGGGAACAATTAAAAATGCCGATACAATTCTGATGATGGACGCAGGTTCGATTGTCGAACAGGGAACTCACGAAGAATTAATGGCTCTTAGAGGACGCTATCATTTCCTCTATCAGCAACAAGAATCGACAGTTTAA
- a CDS encoding peptidylprolyl isomerase produces the protein MSVILEIDDKVYTAQDLAPLLSKYQMLPRLAQEIVVDRAIADVECTPEEKERAYQGFYQQSQLSSEEEVEAWMAKQGMDRQQLEELITKKLRLEKFKEANWGNKVEAHFVKRKPQLDRVVYSLIRIDKTEIAQELYFRIQEGDNTLQELAMKYSQGTEAQTGGLIGPVEINAPHPKIAQILATSQPGQLIPPTRVGEWIIILRLENYISAQLDSPTRQRMLDELFQQWLNEEIKNKVSFVPSAVAS, from the coding sequence ATGAGCGTAATTTTAGAAATAGACGATAAAGTTTACACGGCTCAGGATTTAGCACCTTTGCTATCAAAATACCAAATGTTACCGAGATTGGCGCAAGAAATTGTAGTCGATCGCGCGATCGCTGATGTCGAATGTACCCCAGAAGAAAAAGAGCGGGCATATCAGGGATTTTACCAACAAAGTCAGCTATCCTCTGAAGAAGAAGTAGAAGCTTGGATGGCAAAACAGGGAATGGATCGCCAACAGTTAGAAGAGCTAATTACTAAAAAGTTGCGGCTGGAAAAATTTAAAGAAGCTAACTGGGGTAACAAAGTTGAAGCCCATTTTGTCAAACGTAAACCCCAACTAGATCGGGTAGTTTACTCTTTAATTAGGATCGACAAAACTGAAATTGCTCAAGAACTCTATTTTCGCATTCAAGAAGGAGATAATACCCTTCAAGAGTTGGCAATGAAATATTCTCAGGGAACGGAAGCCCAAACAGGAGGATTGATCGGTCCTGTGGAAATTAACGCGCCCCATCCTAAAATAGCCCAAATTCTAGCCACTTCCCAACCAGGTCAGCTAATTCCCCCTACACGCGTCGGCGAATGGATTATAATTCTGCGGCTTGAAAACTACATTTCTGCCCAACTCGACTCACCCACGCGGCAGAGAATGCTAGACGAACTATTTCAACAATGGCTGAACGAAGAAATTAAAAATAAAGTGTCTTTTGTACCCAGCGCAGTCGCTAGTTAA
- the ispF gene encoding 2-C-methyl-D-erythritol 2,4-cyclodiphosphate synthase gives MNIRIGNGYDLHQLVADRPLILGGVKIPHNLGLLGHSDADVLTHAIMDAMLGALSMGDIGHYFPPSEPQWAGADSIKLLEKVADLVYARGWQINNIDSTIVAERPKLKPHLNAMRDRLSAALNISVDRLSVKATTNEKLDAIGREEAICVYAVVLLCNFQG, from the coding sequence ATGAATATTCGGATCGGTAATGGTTACGATCTCCATCAACTAGTAGCGGATCGACCTTTAATTTTGGGTGGAGTAAAAATTCCCCACAATTTAGGTTTATTGGGACATAGCGATGCTGATGTGCTAACCCATGCCATTATGGATGCAATGTTAGGAGCTTTGAGTATGGGAGATATCGGACATTATTTTCCTCCCAGCGAGCCGCAATGGGCGGGTGCAGACAGCATAAAATTATTAGAAAAAGTTGCTGATTTAGTTTATGCTCGAGGATGGCAAATAAATAATATCGATTCGACTATAGTTGCCGAACGTCCCAAACTAAAACCTCACCTTAATGCAATGCGCGATCGCCTATCAGCAGCTTTGAACATCAGTGTCGATCGCTTAAGCGTCAAAGCTACTACTAACGAAAAGTTAGATGCCATAGGCAGAGAAGAGGCTATTTGCGTTTATGCTGTAGTGCTACTTTGTAATTTTCAAGGATAA